GGTATGTTTCACAAAATAATCATATTTCAATTATATTTACATTTTGTTTGATAATTATGTGAGAGGATTAAGTCAGTACACGGCTGACGGTCACTGCAATAGGTACCGGCTACCAGAAAAAAGATGGCTTTCGAGATCCACTCGACCACTCCCTTGTCCCGTCCGTTCCCATCGGAACGACCTACCTTGATTTCGTCCCCACACTACCGCCGACCCTCCAGCGGCAGCGGGGCTCCTCGGAGATTCCGACGCCCTCCACCTCACTGTTGAGCATGTCCTCACCGGCACCGGTTCCGGCCTCGCCGGGGTCCTCCTCTCAGGTCCGCCCCCCTTATTCGACCTTGCTCATCACTGTTCAACTGATTATTAATGTCTCCGCACCTTTGATTCCTCTGTGTTGGTCCTATCCCATCTGCCTGGTTTACTCGTTGATTTCGGGGTGGCTGGTGGGTGCCTGTGATGGCTATGTAATTCTCAGGCTCTCAGCGGTTGGTTTCGTTgctattgggggggggggggggggggggggtgggtagGGTAGGTTTGGCTGCGTCTAATTGTTTCGTTAGGTATAGATGAGTGGACTGTGAGCGTGATTTGGATGGTACGGAGCAATATCCACATGCTTGATCCTTGAACAAAAATGTTGGCATTGTTCTAGAAGGTCAGCAATGTTGGCTGCCAAGATTGCTTAGGTGGATTCAGAGTAAGATTTGATTATCCCGCATACATGAATCTGTATGGCCCTTAATACATCTATCAGGCTGAAGTTTTTGTGCATTACTATTGTTTGTACCTTCATGTAGCTTTGGAATATCCTCTGTATGGTAACTGCAGGCATCTGAAGGCTGTTTAACTAGTTATAGGGAGGTTGGGAGCTTAAAAGATCAACAAATGATTTGGGGTTATTTTCGAAAATCATGGTTGTAATCAAACGGAATATGCAGGATAATAAACAATTGTGAAAATTTTCCAATTACTGAAGGGTTACACAGTTGCCATCGCTCGTCAGTGTAGGCTTTTTTACTGATCCATATGTTTCGTATTGAGGCAGTGTTAACCTATTTGCAGTTCTTAAGATTTCATGACGATACATACATAATCTACGCTCACGTAACTGACAATAGTGAGTAGTGGGTTCAAAGTAAACGTAGTTTCAGAATTATTATACTTGACCAAAACAATTGATTAGAGCATTGGCCTCTTTACTCCTTAGGCTCTGCTGAGGACAACAGTACTATAAGATATGGCTGTGTTATGACATTGTTCACTGAGAGAAATGAAAAAAGGATTTATGGGAAAAAATTATAATTTGGGCATGCATTTTTGTTTAAATTGTAGGAATGGTTATGCTAGATGAGTTCGTACAAGGTTGCTGCAGGGGACAAGGCAAATGCTTTCTTTGGATAAATTCCTGCCCTGCCTGAAATGATAAAATACTAACAAGAAACCTTCTGATTTTGTCAGAGAAAACGAGGTTCAACAGAATCTGTTGGCATGTATGCAGTCCAGTGTTGCGAGTGTTATAAATGGCGTACTGTTCCAACGAAAGATGAATTTGAGACACTTCGGGCGAACTTCACTGATGACCCATGGTTCTGCAGCAAAAGACCTGACTGCTCATGTGAAGACCCTGCAGATGTTGAGTATGACAGCAGCCGCATCTGGGTCATCGACAAGCCCAACATACCAAAGCCTCCACCCAAGACTGAGAGACTAGCGATTATGAGAGGTGATCTCACTAAAATGGATATCTACTATGTCCTGCCAAATGGGAAGCGTGCAAGGACCTTAGGGGATGTGCAGAAGTTTGTCGACACAAATCCAGAGTACAAAGACAGCTTATCAGCTGAAAGCTTCAGTTTTAcagtacccaagattgttgacgaGACTGTTTCACATAGCTCTGCGCGGAAGACTAAGAAGGCTAAAAAAGAGGACAAGACAATTGCTTCAAGCAGCAAGAACTAATATGACAGCAAACAGACAATAGTTCATGTGCCTGCTTGGATGATCCTAGGTAGTCAAGGCGGTTTTTTCTCTGGGATGTTACTCTTAGCACCTGATTGCACTTAATCTCTTCTTTTTTATGCATCAACTTATGGTAACATTCTCAGATGCTTGAAGAAGGCTGTAGTTTCTTTCAGAACtaaatatattacagatatatgccTGTGATACATTATCTTCCAGGTTGTTTTTCGCTACATAGACGTGCATGGAGTTCTCATTAGAAAGCAGACTAGTAGGTCAATTCTGTCCAAGCCGGGTATTAATGCAGTGCCATTTGATAGTTCAAAGCCTCTAGATGATCTACCTATCGGCAAGAAAAATACCAAGTCATCTTACATGCATAAATCTGTACCATGCATGCCATGGCCACCGCAGTTTCAGCTAGATGATTCTGAAGTTTTTCTTGCCAGTATTGGCTAAATAACAGACAAGCAATAATTTGTCCAAAAGTTTAGCTAACAAAGTACTTGGTCTGGTGAACTTGGGCTCAAGCCAAACAAATTAGTCTATTTCATACCTTTTGCATATCACCATCATAACAAAGAAAACCCGAGTCACCTGCTATTCTGTTATGTAGATGTCCTCTTGGACCCCCTTTTGATGGCAAGATGTCTCCATAATTTTTATGCCATTTTGGGCTGGACTCGTGATTTCGCCCAAGATAGTTTATTAATCTTCCTTGGGAGGTATTCTTGTCTCCTGGTTCTTGTAGGAATAGTTTGTTATAGGGCTGCTTACAGGCAATTACCTTTATAGTCAACTTTCTTTGACTTCACATAAAAAGCTTCTGCCATACAATTCTTGAGTTAGTGTATCCTCATACATGTTTCATGTTTATCCAATCTTTTTGTGGTATATGTAATAACATGTTTCATGGAAATGGACGTGTCATAGCATGGATTGTCAAACCATACGCCATAAGTTATAGACTACTCTTTTTGAAAGCTAATTCAGACTACAGTTGTCACACAGAACCATCTGAAATCAATGTTTGCATTTCAGGGCTGCTAATCGCTAGGCTAAATGCAGCCCAGGTGTTCATCTGAGGAGTGCTGCCTCATGGTCAACTGCCTGCTGTTGGTGCATCTGGATGGTGAACATAAATAATACATAGCCATTTACTGGTGGAAACTCTCCTGCGGACTGCGGTCATGCTATATGAAGTCCAATGTATATATGTAGCTTGTGCACGCAAGCCTGAAATGGGTTGTTCTCTGCATTTCCCTTGAACTGTCATGGTGTGCAGCATTTCAATCAGTCCCAGGTATCTTTTTCCATTTCATTTGATCTGGAATATCAAAAACCAAAACCTAAAAGTAAGTTATGTAGCCTTCATCTGCCAAGTGGTTAGTATAAAACAACCATAGGCTGAACTCGATCTCTCAAGgactaaatttcagtaacctgtgAGGCTGTTTGTGGTACAATCCCAAATCCAAACCCAAGTCCAGAGATCCCACACCGTTGCCATGGCCATGGAGTTCTGGCTCTTACTCTTGTTGGCCTGGAAGATGTTGAGCTGCTCCCGTTCTACCTCCACTACAAGATCGTAGGCGGGCAGCTCCCTGCTGCCACCACGATCTCGAGGAGAGCAGCAAGGAGTGGTACTTCTACATCTCTGACTCTCCATCCATTCAACcaagaaggcggactgcaagatctACCGGTCACCTTCTGTATCCGGTGCTCGTTCGTCAGTCCGCGTGAGACGGCAAGTGAAGTTTTATTCCCCTCAACTCATGCAGCCATTCCATTTCTTCAACAGTGATTGCTCCTACAACGGGGTTCCAAAACATGTCTGTGGCTCCAATCGAGCCGCAGGCAATGCAAGAACAGGAGGAGTCGCAAAGGTGAGTTCCGAATGAGTTCTTGGTTCGACAAAGTGATACCTCACCACTAATGGGCAATTATGGCTTCATCTCGCCCTAACACCTGACCTGCGAGCTGACCTTCTACACATTCCCGAGCAGCGACCCTGCTTTGCTGCTTAGGGAGCATATATGAGGATGAGCATGATCCAATTAGCCTAGCTAAGTTTAATTGTAAAAATCGTTTCATGTTTATGTATGGGGTCTGATTTGTGCCTCTGTTTGGCCTAGTGGATAGTCGGCTCCTATGCGACAATCTGGCTTACTAGCCTCTGAAATAGAGACACATGCTGGTGTGGATACAGCAAATGATAAAGCCTCCGATCTTTCAAGATATGCCGAAAGCAATGTTTGGGTTATTTCGAATTCCAGTGGTAGATGAAGGATCTCAATCAGAAATGGAAGAAGGAATTGAAAGACCTAACTCTTCTGGTGGTTGACAAACTTTCTTGCTGGTGTTCTTGTTGTTCTAGGAACCGTGGTTGGTTCCTGATGAAGGATCTCAATCAGAAATGGAAGAAGGAATTGAAAGACCTAACTCTTCTGGTGGTTGACAAACTTTCTTGCTGGTGTTCTTGTTGTTATAGGAACCGTGGTTGGTTACTGAGAATTGCTCTATTGAAGCTGGGTAGCTTCTTTTATGCACTAGAACAAGAACTGATGATGTGCATATGACACCAGACGTGATGACTACTACTACTCTGCATGGCTGATTGAGCTGCTTGCTATGAGCTCCACCTTGGCTACAATTTACCAAGCTCCCCATCGAGGAATGAGGATGAGAAGGTCTCTTTCATTGCGCGGCGCCAATGGCGGGTAGGAGGACAGCCAGCGAGCGCGTCCGCATGGCGTACTCATGTTCCTGTTTTTTCCCTATAAAAATATACATGGAAATTTCTGTGTGTATACAAGTACAAAGCACAGTACCGCAGTATATAAGTACACCTATACTACAAAAATACAGGAACCGAGAAAAAAGAAGTATCCAAATACTTTTCACATGTTCAATGAACTAGACACATTTACCCTAAAAATTTGCCTAAACCTACCACGAGTATTTAGGGCAAGAGAGAGTACAGGTGTTCTCTAAGCACAAATTATACACCGAGACATGCATAGTGCAAACGAGATACACTGAAGTACAATAAGTATAAGTACTATACTAAAGATTAAGCACTTCAATTTTTCTCAGAATTTTGAGGGGATTTGGGAACTAATGTGGTGGTGACACGTATGCATTGTATGCGTTTTATATTTTGGTGCTCTGTAAGAATATTAGGAGAGTCCTTTTCTTTCTTGGTGCATCGTTGTTGGGCTGTTTTGGGACTCCGGCCATGTGCCTATAGCTAGAAGGGCATATGGGATACTGTTTTCATGCAACAGATCTGCTTAATTGCTATTGGTGGTGGGTCCAATCTATAATCGTGGAATACCTCCACCGTCAATAATTATCTTCCAACATCTCTCACCCTGTTCTCCTCGGAAACTATTTTGTTCTCTTATGAATACATttgtaacatgtgtttgtatggtATTTAGAATTTTGTTTTGAAATCTTAATTCTAAACTGTTTTCTTGACTTACGGTATATGCAATCTGTTGCTACATGTGACTATGAATTATTTGGTGATAACCATTTTGGATAAAACTATCTATCGTTGTATCTTTCAACCGTGTAGACACTTCTATAAATAGGTTGCGGGTCTTCACGCGTTGTAGAGACAACCATGAACGGAGTGCAGTTGTGCACCAGTGGATAACCTGCATGAAAGAAGAATATTTCATCATAAAAATTCTAATGATTTCTACGTAGTCATAGCGACTAAATAATGATAAGAAATCCCACTTGAATAAGTATTTTAAACCTATTTTCCTTACCATTTAGCCAATTACCGAATAAATTAGCAATGCTACATGGTGGGTATAAGATAGAACCTATTTGGGTGACTGTGTTATATAGATCTAGCAAATTTACACTCAAAGAAGAAGTGTTTGATAGTATCGTCATGGCGACAGAAGACACACTTTGTACTTCCATGTCAATTGTGTTTCGCAAGGTTGTATTTATTGAGGATTGCACATCTATGAATATACCACACAAAAATCTTATAATTCAGCAGAATCATCATTTTctaatttattattattatcaacctACACATTTGGCTGGATTAATGTTCTATATATGGAATACACGAAGAATCTACCAATCTCAGGTAGATTCCACCGAAATTCATGAGTCTCTTGCGTCAATTGGACCAAAGTCAGACGATGCATCAAAGCATTCAAAGATGCTAGTCTGGGACCAACAAGATTTCTACTGAATGTCACATTTGGTGGTGAAGTTTTCAATAACTTAGCGATTTTATCGCTTTTTCTGATACACAATATTGTAAAGCTGGATATTGTTCTTGGTGTAGCATTACCTAGCCACTTATCTCTCATAACCTTATTTTCGAGCCATCCTTAATTATGAATGAACCATATTGGAAGAAGTATTTCATAGTCACACCATTAGGCTAGCCTAGAAGTACAAGTCCCTGGTTAAATTTGACACAGCACACGTGAGACTATGTATTTCTTATTTAGTAGGGTTTGCCACTCCCCTTATTTGATTAGAAGTTTGAAGAGCTAGTTATCTTGGAGGGCTCTGTTCTTGACCTCAAGGTCATAAATCCAAAATACTGCTTAATCTTTATACAAATATGTGCGATTTAGGaatctagatatatatatattaGAGGGGATATATTTCCTTGTTACTTATAAGAAATGGATCACTCAGTTGTTACCTTAGTCCATTTTTGACTTCTTGATATGTATTGCCTCATTGATCCAAAGATGATACATTTGACCCAAGATGACCCATTTCTCGCTAAACTTAGAATGTTTGCAAACTCAAATTTATTGCACTTAAATCGACATCTAAATCTAACTCATTGAATTACGCATAACTTAGATCAGTTTGAGAAATTTAGTAAAATGCATTTCCTCATATTTTGTGTATGAATGAAATGCACATACCTAGATTATACCCCTTCCGTTTGTCTGAACTACGGGACATGACACACATTTCCTTCTTGTGCTTCCATGTATATGTAGAGAATATTATTTCTTCCTCCATGACTTTCATATTTTCATATTTACATATTACGGCCACAATTACGATGGCTTATATTTGCTTTGTTTATTTTATTATTTATGTGCATCGGTGCTCTAAGAAGGGGTAGCTGGTTAAAAATGTATTGTTTCACCTTTTTTCAGAATACCATTTTACTAAAAAGAAGAACATCAAAAGATTAGTGAATATTGAGGATGCACACATTTTTAGTACTGCGGTATTACTTCACATCGACAATTAATGGAAACGATATTATCTCTCATTTACAACAATTGAAGATATGCATAAATATCACCACATACATAACTCAAGATCCTGccaggctagccatagtgctagtatcttagctaagtcccacaaaaatgctgataTAACAGCTAATTAAGGAAGAGAGGGgatattagagtaacataggtggatactGTATCATATCGCATATCACGAGAAAAATTAGtgctaaacaaatcttgtactcTCTCCTtctcagtttactagtcttcCCTGTATCCCTAGATCAGcaatttaacctatataatttaaattatataataaaaaattatatcattagaaaatggAACTTCTAAATTTTCTAATGATattttttataacatataactaatgctaacttgattAAATTTGCGACCTAGAGGTACGCGCAGgcctaataaactgtgagagagggagtacaAAAATTTAGATTCTAAAAACAAATAAATAATAGCATaactatgatactactccatgatactacccactcTAGAGATAATATAGCCAGCCTCAAAAGAGTAAAATATCCTCGCAATAAAAAGAATTGATTGGCGCCcacaaatctatccaataaaatttATTAATTGCGTATCTTGCAAAACCAATAAATACGACCATATCTATGATATATTTTGCACGCAAACTAATTTTCTTTTGATGTAAAATAAAAGGTTAATTGTGTTCTCTAATCCATATATATACCAGGTAGACTAGAATAAAATACTCCAAGTAGTGTTCTCACCAACCATCACAGACCCGAAAGCATCCCTCCACCGTAGGAATCATGGCTGATGAGGTAATTCAACGATGGTGCCTTGGCTTCTTTTTGGTTTTCCTTTGTAGGCAGGTCAGTGATCTAAGCATAGTGTATGTCACCATCCCAATCATGATTAATCATTCATAGGATTTATGGCCTTAAAAAATTAAGGCAATAGTGTTTCCTGGTAGTTTTGTAGACTGCGttgttttttcgataaagggaatatattaagaaACAAAAgttccgctacagtatctcgggcctaacaaggcaatacatccaccaccaagacaatacctgaattacagactctccaaaaaaagacgcctccaagaagggaacagtgctcaaacaccgtcgtcgcccgatcaaagatcttaggttttcaccctgaagatagtccccgctctcaaaacaatggctccaccaaggccattgccaggcacaattaaggccagaccttgggttttcaccctgaaaggtaggactctgcacttcacctgtgttgtcgcccccactttcataccgctgccgtgaagcccggaacaccaagcaagtctctcAACAGCGCGAAGATttaaacctcccttagctagtcctcccctctggccttcatgaaattctcttcttccgactttcatcatagatccatagtcacttgatgtcaacacagaaaaagagcttcgcgccgctccctcgagaaccaatcggtcggaataaaaacatgtgtgcgcatgaccgaataccttcgatccagcaaactccaggcaaagcactgttacattcggcggcggagccttccggaactcaacccccggctagatcacgagtccaggcctccggtaggtcctcctcttcacgcaagagaggccctaggaccaccgcctttatacaggtcggatccccacgtcggcgaccatcccgggctggccaatccaaccctccaccgacgacaccatcgccggcttccatgccccTCCATCTCGCCGTCGGatcgcggtgatagatcaaaagatccaccaccaccaaccgcaggccgaccctctccggcgtagAAGAGAGTcacctcctccgtcgaacccaaggttgctgccccgggcgccctcgtgacgcggaagaagcccgagatcgcctccacgcaccgaCGAGAGGCGGGGGGAGGGCATGGCACAGACCGAGGGCCTGGCCTACGCCCACCATCAGCCCCTACCGGTGTGCCGCTGGTGGAAGCCTACGGGAGGGGAGGGGGAAGAACGCAGCGCaagagccgccgccgcccatcaccaTCCGCGTCGGCCGCCGCCGCGTGCGTTGAGGAGGGGAGAGCTCGTCCACCGTCCCCCACGTCGGCGAGGagaggcccccgccgccgcctcgccccgagggtctttgccccggcggcgctaccggcggcggcggcggttagggtTGGGGAGGGGTTGGGGAGGGGTCGGGAGAGCACTGCAAAATATCCAGCTTTTTGGGGGTTGAATTTCCAGCTGCGTTGTTACATCTGAAGAAGTCCATTAAGGGTCTTATTTATAAAACACATTACAAACAGCTATTTTGATGTTCAAATATGGTTCAACAGAAATAGATCTGGTTTAGATTATCCCATTATGATTAGCATGTCAAAAAAGTTGTCCAAAACCAGTGTTTATTCTTGTAAAAGAAACTGCGCAACACAACCAAAACAAATATTAATTGCAGGGAATTTCTTGTTATGTTGCCTAACGATTTTCATTATTGTGAACCAATCATTTCAGCGACAACTAATTAAGCAATTTAACCTGTCACCTTTGATTTATGATGATTTGGCACAGAGGAATCAAGGTTCCAAAGATTCCATCGGCATGTACGTGGTCATGTGCTACAGATGCAAGAAATGGCGCGTGATCCCAACGAAGCAGGAGTTCGAGGCCATCCGTGACCGCGGGGAGGAGGACCCGAGACCCCGGCGCGGGTCGCTCTTGCGAGCAGCCGGAGGACATCCCGTACGACAGCAGCCGCATCTGGGCGATGGACAAGCTCGGCATCCCTCCCtcggccgccgccggagacggagcGGGTGCTGATCATGCGGGGTGACCTGTCCAAGATGGACACCTACTACTTGATGCCCAACGGGAAGCGCGCGCGGAGCGTCGCCGACGTGGAGAGGTTCCTCAAGGAGAACCCGGGGTACAGGGCCACTATGCCGGCGTCGAGGTTCAGCTTCGCGATGCCCAAGATCGTCAGGGAGACCGTGGAAGAGTGCTCGCAGTGGAGGGCTGTCAAGGCTGATCAGAGGGGAATATCTGAGAAGAGCTCGCTGAGCTGGGCGGCCATGGCTGCTGATCAGAGGGAGAGGCCTGAGGAGAACTCGCTATTGGGGGATGCCAGGACCCAGAGTGAAAGGTCTGAGGAAACGGACGCGTCGGATTCTGATTACTGCTGTCCGAGTAGCAGCGGCGGCAGTGATTAGCGACTGTGGAATCTGGAAAGTATGAACTTACATGTATGCCTCCTGTGCCATGACTCATGATGCTTAATAATCCCTACCCCTATCCTCTCTGTACTGAACCTGGTATTTCCGTTTTGCAATGGAAAGGGGTGGAAGCCCGGTTGGAAAAAATGATGCTTAGTAATGTGGTCATAGTGTCTggttgtttttcttttctttcctcaTTTGTATCGGGACAGAGTTTTTCACCTTGGTGGAGTCACTGCTCTTTTCACTCTTCACTTGATATTTTCTCCAACTGAACAATGTCACCTTTGTTCCTCTCTGGCTACGTGAGCTGTTTATAGCTTCTTTGCCAAGTTGTCGGCTGTTAGGCATTTGTTGTGCATAACGAGCCAAGAATGCAGCCGGCACTTCAGAATGGCCTTAAGTGACGACCCAAGTGTCACATAAGTCACTGCTACCGTAGGTCTCATAACTAAACGTGAGTGATCTAGCCAATTACGCCACTACCCGTTGTGAAAATACTCCAATTAGAAGTCAAACTAGAACACGATCAGAAGAAGCGTAGCACAACCTCTTGTTCAGGTTCCACTGCGTCGATTTTGCAGAACCTAGGATAAAAAGATGTTTATTTACAACACGACTTGTGGTATAATTTTGTCTCTCATTGCATTCAGCACGATGGCATGGTCGCACACATAGTGTTGTGCAAGTGGCGGGAAAGAATGTGGCGGACTGAGCTCAAATAAGAGGAAGGTTTGGACTGTTTTTAGAAGACAACTCGAAATGAGCTCAACTTTGACTTTAAGAATCCGCTTGATTAGTAGGCGAGGTTTGTACTAATGGTGGAGTTGACCAAAGATAAGCCAACAAGAAAACAATATGTGGTTCAATCATTGAGCAATTATAATTAGTCATATTAGTATAAATTTTTACCCGCAAAGAAAAATATTAGTATAAATTTTATTTCTCAGAAGTAGGAGGGTATGGCTCACTTTGGCTATAAGAAGTTTCGCTTTGAACAAACCTTCGCTATTTAAGCCGCCTAGGCTTGAAGTATGTTCTTCTTTATAAGCCATCTCAaacgggagtgatgttttggctctTGGGTGCATATATTtcttttattttgaaatacatgtttgatacattttaaaatgttaaaaaaattcaAACGACAAATTCACATGTGCATCTTCACATGTTACGTGCGCACAAAGTCTTGAAAAAACAACTTACCATTTTGGctgtgtaa
This Lolium perenne isolate Kyuss_39 chromosome 1, Kyuss_2.0, whole genome shotgun sequence DNA region includes the following protein-coding sequences:
- the LOC127314578 gene encoding methyl-CpG-binding domain-containing protein 1, with product MSSPAPVPASPGSSSQRKRGSTESVGMYAVQCCECYKWRTVPTKDEFETLRANFTDDPWFCSKRPDCSCEDPADVEYDSSRIWVIDKPNIPKPPPKTERLAIMRGDLTKMDIYYVLPNGKRARTLGDVQKFVDTNPEYKDSLSAESFSFTVPKIVDETVSHSSARKTKKAKKEDKTIASSSKN